In Deferribacter autotrophicus, a single genomic region encodes these proteins:
- a CDS encoding plasmid pRiA4b ORF-3 family protein, with translation MKRKFQNVYQFKIVLKGIKPPIWRRIQVPENFTFWDLHVAIQDVMGWFDYHLHEFVIRHPITREKVYIINPYEDEGFFERKYFSEFRQKIADWFSMENKIARYTYDFGDNWDHEIKLEKILPRDRDIIYPICVGGKRACPPEDCGGIWGYKRFLEIIGDPEHEEYEEMLEWVGGEFDPEYFDAKEVEFRDSDKERREIYGR, from the coding sequence ATGAAAAGAAAATTTCAGAATGTTTATCAGTTTAAGATTGTTTTAAAAGGTATTAAGCCGCCGATTTGGCGAAGGATACAAGTGCCTGAGAATTTTACTTTTTGGGATTTGCATGTTGCTATTCAGGATGTGATGGGGTGGTTTGATTATCACCTTCATGAATTTGTAATTCGGCACCCAATAACAAGAGAAAAAGTATACATAATAAATCCTTACGAAGATGAAGGTTTTTTTGAGAGAAAATATTTTTCAGAGTTTCGTCAAAAAATTGCTGATTGGTTTTCTATGGAAAATAAAATTGCGAGATACACTTATGATTTTGGTGATAACTGGGATCATGAAATAAAGTTAGAAAAAATATTACCGCGAGATAGAGACATAATTTATCCTATATGTGTAGGCGGGAAAAGGGCTTGTCCACCTGAAGATTGTGGTGGAATTTGGGGATATAAGAGATTCCTTGAAATTATAGGAGATCCTGAGCATGAGGAATATGAGGAAATGTTGGAGTGGGTAGGTGGTGAGTTTGACCCAGAATATTTTGATGCTAAAGAGGTGGAGTTTAGAGATTCTGATAAAGAGAGGAGAGAAATTTATGGTAGATAA
- a CDS encoding ATP-binding protein has protein sequence MYKNRQVYKKLEKQINNNKATILIGPRQVGKTTLMKQLYATFKKNYPCLYLDLDIYSNYEKVSTYENCINTLKLNGYSEDSDKRFVLFLDEFQRYDDISVIIKNIVDNHPNVKIYASGSSSLSIRDKIQESLAGRKRIVNIYPLSFREYLHFIDRDDLIIKVEKLSEIKSDSLMELVPDLYQELNHFLIYGGYPEVALTPISEKKEVLESIFDLYVKKDLVDFLKIDRIKNAKMIINHLAINHGQQISFNLLSQIAGVDDKTAKNYVEILKETFLIKVSIPWYTNKNKELVKMPKIYFIDNGVRNYFINNFNLVDLRDDASFLFEGFVISELLKMDFPDNMIKFWRTKSKQEIDIILDYENKVKPVEIKYKKNLKKSDFLGLKNFVENYPQYVPCYLINLGSNKSDKENIVFLSPFEIETLKR, from the coding sequence GTGTATAAAAATAGGCAGGTTTATAAAAAGTTAGAAAAGCAAATTAATAACAACAAAGCCACTATTCTTATTGGTCCCAGGCAGGTTGGCAAGACAACTTTGATGAAACAGTTATATGCCACATTTAAGAAGAATTATCCGTGTCTTTATCTTGATTTAGATATTTATTCAAATTATGAAAAAGTAAGTACTTATGAAAACTGTATCAATACTTTAAAATTGAATGGTTATAGCGAGGATAGCGATAAAAGGTTTGTTCTTTTTCTTGATGAGTTTCAAAGGTATGATGATATTAGTGTAATTATAAAAAACATAGTGGATAATCATCCAAACGTAAAAATTTATGCTTCTGGTTCGTCTAGTCTGTCGATTAGAGATAAAATTCAAGAAAGCTTGGCTGGACGAAAAAGGATTGTGAATATTTATCCATTAAGTTTTAGAGAATATCTACATTTTATAGATAGGGATGATTTAATTATAAAAGTTGAAAAATTATCGGAAATCAAATCTGATTCACTAATGGAATTAGTTCCTGATCTTTACCAGGAGCTTAACCATTTTTTGATCTATGGTGGGTATCCTGAAGTAGCTCTTACCCCAATTTCTGAAAAAAAAGAAGTATTGGAATCTATATTTGACTTATATGTGAAAAAGGATCTGGTAGATTTTTTAAAAATTGATAGGATAAAAAATGCAAAGATGATTATAAATCATCTTGCTATAAATCACGGTCAGCAAATTAGTTTTAATCTCTTATCTCAAATAGCTGGAGTAGATGATAAAACTGCAAAAAACTATGTAGAGATTTTGAAAGAAACATTCTTAATTAAGGTAAGCATTCCCTGGTATACTAATAAGAATAAGGAACTTGTTAAAATGCCCAAAATATATTTTATAGACAATGGTGTTAGAAACTATTTTATAAATAACTTTAATCTTGTGGATTTGAGAGATGATGCATCTTTTTTATTTGAAGGTTTTGTTATTTCAGAATTATTAAAGATGGATTTTCCAGATAATATGATTAAGTTTTGGAGGACAAAGAGTAAGCAAGAAATTGATATTATTCTAGATTATGAAAATAAAGTTAAGCCAGTGGAAATAAAATATAAGAAAAACTTGAAAAAATCAGATTTTTTGGGGTTAAAAAATTTTGTTGAAAATTATCCACAATATGTTCCATGTTACTTAATAAATCTTGGCAGTAACAAGTCAGATAAGGAGAATATAGTTTTTCTATCACCATTTGAAATTGAAACGTTAAAACGTTGA